One segment of Rosa chinensis cultivar Old Blush chromosome 6, RchiOBHm-V2, whole genome shotgun sequence DNA contains the following:
- the LOC112174081 gene encoding LOW QUALITY PROTEIN: dihydrolipoyllysine-residue acetyltransferase component 5 of pyruvate dehydrogenase complex, chloroplastic (The sequence of the model RefSeq protein was modified relative to this genomic sequence to represent the inferred CDS: inserted 1 base in 1 codon): protein MAHLLNTSFIPGSRTLARIPTTPVLISCRRSSRSQVQAKIREIFMPALSSTMTEGKIVSWIKSEGDKLSKGESVVVVESDKADMDVETFYDGYLASIMVEEGGVAPVGSAIALLAETQDEIAEAKAKATSSSSPPQETKIPENAAPAAAPKAAAVAAAPVVSSTHPASEGGKRIVASPYAKKLAKELKVELXAVVGTGPMGRIVAKDVEAFAAAQAQAQAQAPAATSTPVPAAAAAAGIELGTVVPFTTMQGAVSRNMIESLSVPTFRVGYTITTNALDALYKKIKSKGVTMTALLAKATALALVQHPVVNSGCRDGKSFTYNSSINIAVAVAIDGGLITPVLQDADKVDIYTLSRKWKELVDKARAKQLQPHEYNTGTFTLSNLGMFGVDRFDAILPPGTGAIMAVGASQPTVVASKDGRIGMKNQMQVNVTADHRVIYGADLASFLQTLARIIEDPKDLTF from the exons atggcTCACCTTCTCAACACCTCCTTCATCCCCGGCTCCCGAACCCTCGCCCGCATCCCGACTACTCCGGTCCTCATCTCCTGCCGCCGCAGCAGCAGGTCCCAAGTCCAGGCCAAGATCCGAGAAATCTTCATGCCGGCGCTCAGCTCCACCATGACCGAGGGCAAGATCGTGTCCTGGATCAAGTCCGAGGGAGACAAGCTCTCCAAGGGCGAGAGCGTCGTCGTCGTCGAGTCCGATAAGGCTGACATGGACGTCGAGACTTTCTACGACGGATACTTGGCCTCCATTATGGTCGAGGAAGGCGGCGTTGCCCCCGTCGGCTCCGCCATTGCGCTCTTGGCCGAGACCCAAGACGAGATCGCCGAGGCCAAGGCCAAAGccacttcttcatcatcacctCCTCAGGAGACCAAAATTCCGGAAAATGCGGCTCCCGCGGCGGCCCCTAAGGCGGCGGCGGTGGCGGCAGCTCCGGTGGTGTCTTCTACACATCCGGCTTCAGAGGGAGGGAAGAGAATCGTGGCGTCACCTTACGCGAAGAAGCTGGCGAAGGAGTTGAAGGTTGAGT GGGCAGTAGTGGGAACTGGGCCAATGGGGAGGATTGTGGCCAAGGATGTTGAGGCTTTTGCTGCAGCTCAGGCTCAGGCTCAGGCTCAGGCTCCGGCCGCCACATCGACGCCAGTGCCGGCCGCAGCGGCAGCGGCAGGGATTGAGTTGGGGACTGTGGTGCCTTTTACTACCATGCAGGGCGCTGTGAGTAGGAACATGATTGAGAGTCTATCAGTGCCCACTTTCAGAGTGGGATACACTATCACCACTAATGCTCTGGATGCTCTCTACAAAAAG ATCAAGTCCAAGGGAGTTACCATGACAGCATTGTTGGCAAAGGCAACAGCACTTGCATTGGTTCAACATCCTGTTGTCAACTCTGGCTGTAGAGATGGTAAGAGTTTTACTTATAACAGCAGCATTAACATAGCAGTTGCTGTGGCTATCGATGGTGGGTTGATAACACCAGTTCTTCAGGATGCAGACAAG GTTGACATATATACGTTGTCAAGAAAGTGGAAGGAGTTAGTTGACAAGGCCAGGGCCAAGCAGCTGCAACCTCATGAATACAATACAG GTACTTTCACTCTTTCAAATCTTGGGATGTTTGGCGTTGACCGGTTTGATGCCATTCTGCCACCTGGAACT GGAGCAATTATGGCAGTTGGAGCATCTCAGCCTACTGTTGTGGCTTCCAAGGATGGTCGAATTGGTATGAAGAACCAAATGCAG GTTAATGTTACAGCTGATCATCGTGTAATTTATGGTGCTGATCTTGCTTCGTTCTTGCAAACCTTGGCAAGAATTATTGAGGACCCCAAAGATCTTACCTTCTAG
- the LOC112174080 gene encoding leucine-rich repeat receptor-like tyrosine-protein kinase PXC3: MFAWLSSQLRMARYGHNHRTSLFFYFFLFCYPLIPMALSELSSTQNTTMINISKSLNSSSVSWNIHSEPNPCLWKGVKCKPPTNSSVTQLSLSKFSLSSSDFLPIVCQLESLEILDVSVNHLTTIPPKFLTACGNIDGLKQLNFSFNNLGGSLPDFVGFAGLESLDLSRNHLSGGIGSELDGLVRLRIFNISFNRFSGTIPTLLGKSMVLEELQLSVNTFQGIIPVKIADYRNLTLIDLSTNYLSGSVPENFGELSKLKVLILSSNNLTGKIPDSLSNITSLTRFAANLNNFGGAVPVGITKHLKNLDLSYNRLSGSIPSDLLSPLDLTTVDLSNNLLQGSIPTALSQGLVRLRLGSNSLVGMVPSASLPLQNLVYLEMENNELNGSIPPELGSCSNLTLLNLAENRLSGALPVELGNLSNLQVLKLQSNSLSGVIPTEITELAKLSVLNISGNALTGSIPTTISNLQSLINMNLEGNNLTGSIPNTIASMDSLLELQLGHNSLSGDIPMMPISLQIALNLSSNLFEGPIPNHLSRLSGLEILDLSNNKFSGEIPSFLSNQMEALTQLILSNNQLTGVIPHFNSWVLVNTTGNKDLINDTTTSSVKKGNSKALIIALAAVAGAVAIVAITILAVSLSRHSYRVNDDQVESGEDVPLPEVRQGSLLTANAIHRSSIDFSTAMEAVSDPANIELKTKFSTYYKATMPSGSSYFVKKLNWSDKIFQLGSHDRFENDLQIFGKLSNSNVMTPLAYFTTVDSAYLFYEFAPKGTLFDALHCSSDNAMDWASRYSSAVGVAQGLAFLHGCTSGPILLLDLSSRSILLKSHKEPLIGDAELCKVIDPSKSTGSLSTVAGSVGYIPPEYAYTMRVTVAGNIYSFGVILLELLTGRPAVSEGIELANWVLSNSGQQDKILDLTISRTSSAVRSQMLAVLKVALGCVSVSPEARPRMKSVLRMLLNAR; the protein is encoded by the exons ATGTTTGCCTGGCTTAGCTCACAGCTCAGAATGGCAAGGTATGGCCACAACCACCGCAcctctcttttcttctatttctttttgttttgttatccTCTTATTCCTATGGCCTTGTCTGAACTATCCTCAACCCAAAATACTACCATGATCAATATCTCCAAGAGTCTAAATAGTAGCAGTGTTTCATGGAACATACACAGTGAACCAAACCCATGTCTCTGGAAAGGAGTTAAGTGTAAGCCACCCACCAACTCGTCTGTAACCCAACTTTCCCTGTCCAAGTTTTCTCTATCTTCCTCAGATTTCCTCCCAATTGTTTGCCAACTTGAGTCTTTGGAGATTCTTGATGTGTCAGTAAACCATCTAACCACAATCCCACCTAAGTTTCTCACAGCTTGTGGAAACATAGATGGGCTAAAGCAACTCAATTTCAGCTTTAACAATCTGGGCGGTTCTTTACCTGACTTTGTTGGTTTTGCTGGGTTGGAGTCGTTGGACCTTTCTCGTAATCACTTGAGTGGAGGCATTGGCTCAGAGTTGGATGGATTGGTAAGGCTCAGAATCTTCAACATCAGCTTCAACCGTTTTAGTGGGACTATCCCTACCCTACTTGGGAAGTCCATGGTCTTGGAGGAGCTTCAGCTTTCTGTCAATACATTTCAAGGGATAATCCCAGTTAAAATTGCGGACTATCGCAATTTGACTCTGATTGATTTGAGCACAAATTATCTTTCTGGTTCAGTTCCTGAGAATTTTGGAGAGCTATCCAAGTTGAAGGTTCTGATTCTATCTTCCAATAACTTAACTGGCAAAATCCCAGACAGCCTTTCCAATATCACAAGCCTTACGCGGTTTGCAGCAAATTTAAACAACTTCGGTGGTGCAGTTCCTGTTGGAATTACAAAACATCTCAAGAATTTGGACTTGAGTTATAATCGCTTAAGTGGGTCGATTCCATCGGACCTTCTGTCTCCATTGGATTTGACGACTGTGGATTTGTCTAATAACTTGTTGCAGGGATCAATACCCACAGCTCTGTCTCAGGGACTGGTTCGGTTGAGATTGGGAAGCAATTCACTTGTTGGGATGGTACCCTCTGCATCACTCCCACTCCAGAACTTGGTGTACTTGGAAATGGAAAACAATGAGCTGAATGGTTCCATACCTCCTGAATTGGGTTCTTGCAGCAATTTGACGCTGTTGAATTTGGCTGAGAATAGACTGTCTGGAGCTTTGCCGGTGGAGTTGGGAAACCTCAGTAATCTTCAAGTCTTGAAGCTTCAATCTAACAGTCTTTCTggagtaatcccaactgagatTACTGAACTAGCGAAGTTGTCTGTTCTGAATATCAGCGGGAATGCTCTGACTGGTTCAATACCAACAACCATTTCAAACTTGCAGAGCCTTATTAACATGAACTTAGAAGGCAACAATCTCACGGGTTCCATTCCCAACACTATTGCCTCCATGGATTCTCTGTTGGAGCTCCAACTTGGTCACAATTCCTTGAGTGGTGACATTCCTATGATGCCAATATCTTTGCAGATTGCTTTGAATCTCAGCAGCAACCTTTTTGAAGGACCAATTCCTAATCATCTTTCCAGACTCAGTGGATTAGAAATTTTGGATCTATCTAACAACAAGTTCTCAGGTGAGATACCCTCATTTTTATCTAATCAAATGGAAGCATTGACACAGTTGATACTATCTAACAATCAGCTCACTGGAGTTATTCCACACTTCAATTCTTGGGTCTTGGTCAACACTACTGGAAATAAGGATTTGATTAATGATACCACAACCTCATCGGTAAAGAAAGGAAATTCAAAGGCTTTGATAATTGCACTTGCAGCTGTAGCCGGTGCTGTTGCTATTGTAGCCATCACCATCCTTGCTGtatcactatcacggcacagtTACAGGGTTAATGATGACCAAGTGGAGTCTGGAGAAGATGTTCCTCTTCCTGAGGTCCGCCAAGGTAGTCTCTTAACTGCCAACGCAATTCACAGATCAAGTATCGATTTCAGTACAGCCATGGAGGCAGTTTCAGACCCCGCAAACATTGAGCTCAAGACTAAGTTTTCAACTTACTACAAGGCCACAATGCCGTCTGGATCAAGCTACTTTGTCAAGAAACTCAACTGGAGTGACAAGATATTCCAATTGGGGAGCCATGACAGATTCGAGAACGATTTACAGATCTTTGGAAAACTGAGCAATTCCAATGTCATGACTCCTTTGGCCTATTTTACGACTGTTGACAGTGCTTATCTGTTCTATGAGTTTGCTCCAAAAGGCACCCTCTTTGATGCCCTTCATTGTAGCTCAGACAATGCCATGGATTGGGCAAGTAGATACAGTTCTGCGGTTGGAGTAGCTCAGGGTCTTGCTTTTCTTCATGGATGCACTTCAGGTCCAATACTCCTCCTAGACCTGTCAAGCCGAAGCATTTTGCTCAAGTCCCACAAAGAGCCTCTTATTGGAGACGCCGAGCTCTGCAAAGTGATTGATCCCTCAAAGAGCACTGGAAGCCTTTCCACTGTTGCTGGTTCTGTTGGTTATATTCCTCCAG AGTATGCATACACTATGAGGGTTACAGTAGCCGGGAACATCTATAGCTTCGGGGTCATTCTCCTTGAATTGCTGACAGGAAGGCCAGCAGTTAGTGAAGGGATTGAGTTGGCCAATTGGGTACTAAGTAACTCAGGGCAGCAAGATAAAATTCTTGATTTGACGATCAGCAGGACATCAAGTGCTGTCAGAAGCCAGATGCTAGCTGTACTGAAAGTTGCTCTTGGTTGTGTTAGTGTGTCACCAGAAGCAAGGCCAAGAATGAAGAGCGTTCTTAGGATGCTTCTGAATGCAAGATGA